A region from the Methanofollis liminatans DSM 4140 genome encodes:
- a CDS encoding rubredoxin produces MQKARRYICKYCGYIYSPLRGEPHRGIPAGTEFEDLPEDYICPVCGATGKGPIGTWGFELWEPTRFVCKICGYVYDEKRGEPHRGIPPGTKFDDLAEDYTCPVCGLDPKITEHYGKVGKSQFEPLEY; encoded by the coding sequence ATGCAGAAAGCACGGCGATACATCTGCAAGTACTGCGGGTATATCTACTCGCCCCTGCGGGGTGAGCCGCACCGCGGTATACCGGCCGGAACAGAGTTTGAAGATCTACCCGAAGATTATATCTGCCCGGTCTGCGGCGCCACAGGAAAAGGGCCCATCGGAACCTGGGGGTTCGAGTTATGGGAGCCGACCCGTTTTGTCTGCAAGATCTGCGGCTACGTGTATGACGAAAAACGGGGAGAACCTCACCGCGGCATACCGCCGGGAACAAAATTCGACGACCTTGCCGAGGATTACACCTGCCCGGTCTGCGGCCTGGACCCAAAGATCACCGAGCATTATGGAAAAGTGGGGAAGAGTCAGTTCGAACCACTGGAGTACTGA
- a CDS encoding 4Fe-4S binding protein, translating into MKLMVSFSRKKVREPIIARVVMDTGVLINVERARIEPSEGDVLIDVPDESARIVCMKMRDLGATVSVLKDAIIHDENECVDCGACISICPQDVFSFDEDWKLSLDKPRCVLCGRCIQACPHGALSLQK; encoded by the coding sequence ATGAAACTGATGGTCTCGTTCTCGCGCAAAAAGGTCAGGGAACCGATCATCGCCCGGGTGGTGATGGACACCGGGGTGCTGATCAACGTCGAACGGGCGCGGATCGAACCGAGCGAGGGCGACGTCCTCATCGACGTCCCTGACGAGAGCGCGCGCATTGTCTGCATGAAGATGCGTGACCTCGGGGCGACGGTCAGCGTTCTGAAGGATGCGATCATCCATGACGAGAACGAGTGCGTGGACTGCGGCGCCTGTATATCGATCTGCCCGCAGGACGTCTTCTCCTTCGACGAAGACTGGAAACTCAGCCTCGACAAGCCGCGCTGCGTCCTCTGCGGCAGGTGCATTCAGGCCTGCCCGCACGGGGCGCTCTCCCTCCAGAAATAA
- a CDS encoding transcription factor produces MVGKDEMLADPAIRAYLLRLIGNEGINLMERFPPDGEFSDEELAEKTGINLNSVRHTLYTLYERRLAEYRRIKDPDTGWLTYLWMLRTDQVYPVLKEELEHVLELLVKREKYEEENDFFICDECGIFTFNDVFATDFACPQCGEPLKHFDNEMLLGALKRRIEAIRKSTGHV; encoded by the coding sequence ATGGTTGGCAAAGACGAGATGCTGGCAGACCCGGCGATCCGGGCCTATCTTCTCCGTCTGATCGGGAACGAGGGAATCAACCTCATGGAACGGTTCCCGCCCGATGGGGAGTTTTCCGATGAGGAACTTGCGGAAAAAACCGGCATCAACCTCAACTCTGTTCGGCATACGTTATATACGCTTTACGAGAGGAGGCTTGCCGAATACCGGCGTATCAAAGATCCCGACACTGGATGGCTGACCTATCTCTGGATGCTGAGGACAGACCAGGTATATCCGGTGCTGAAAGAGGAGCTTGAGCACGTCCTCGAACTCCTGGTGAAGAGGGAGAAATACGAGGAGGAGAACGATTTCTTCATCTGCGACGAGTGCGGCATCTTCACCTTCAATGACGTGTTCGCCACCGATTTCGCCTGTCCCCAGTGCGGAGAGCCCCTGAAGCACTTCGATAATGAGATGCTTCTCGGCGCACTCAAGCGGAGGATCGAGGCGATACGGAAATCTACCGGGCATGTATGA
- a CDS encoding PEGA domain-containing protein — translation MRWCPLFRCTVWTIVALFLLGTPAVSAATIEAVLGEDIPLSGTSTGGGDVYLFLTGPNLAAGGVSLDRLAPVATGSKSSFTVVSTGDDNRWNYRWKTAGLALDPGVYTLYASDTPAARGDLGARNAVYGTVGISLRSPGLTLDTGGTLAIGASVDGARVAVNGEEIGAAPLTLKGLGPGEYRVGVNASGYEPWSGVAVVNENGTTEISADLIPLTTVETTVPTTPANTPAAASPLPAAFIPLILLALRKR, via the coding sequence ATGAGATGGTGTCCTCTGTTCAGGTGCACGGTATGGACGATCGTCGCCCTCTTTCTCCTCGGGACTCCGGCAGTCTCCGCAGCGACGATCGAGGCCGTACTCGGTGAAGACATCCCACTTTCAGGGACCTCGACCGGGGGCGGCGACGTATATCTCTTCCTCACCGGGCCGAACCTCGCCGCCGGCGGCGTCAGCCTTGACCGCCTCGCTCCGGTCGCGACCGGGTCGAAATCGTCCTTCACCGTCGTCTCCACCGGTGACGACAACCGCTGGAACTACCGCTGGAAGACAGCCGGACTCGCCCTTGACCCTGGCGTGTACACGCTGTACGCCTCAGACACGCCGGCGGCGAGGGGAGACCTCGGCGCACGCAATGCCGTGTACGGCACGGTCGGGATCAGTCTTCGCAGCCCCGGTCTCACCCTTGACACCGGGGGAACGCTGGCAATCGGCGCATCGGTGGACGGTGCCCGGGTTGCCGTGAACGGAGAAGAGATCGGCGCCGCCCCTCTGACCCTGAAGGGGCTTGGGCCGGGCGAATATCGGGTCGGCGTCAACGCAAGCGGTTATGAACCCTGGTCTGGAGTGGCGGTGGTGAATGAGAACGGGACGACGGAGATCAGCGCCGACCTGATCCCGTTGACGACTGTAGAGACAACGGTTCCCACCACCCCGGCGAACACGCCGGCGGCGGCCTCCCCCCTCCCTGCCGCCTTTATTCCCCTGATACTCCTCGCCCTCAGAAAGAGATGA
- a CDS encoding PAS domain S-box protein, protein MISVLYVDDDPDTRGRVKFFLEAGGEVSVLTADSADGAHVLLVDQRFDVIVSDYQMSGTDGIAFLKQIRAAGNEIPFILFAERSREEAVIEAFNSGAQFYLLKEGDQEECFSTLSLRIRQAVRRRGGHEDLENSLPLPFFEIDIKGNILRMNRAAHEAFLYSREDIERGVHHLQLILPRERVRACRDIETVISRDLPHSQSNYIFQRKDGSSFPGTLYVNPVLQDGNTICIRGLIVDLTVQMENEALLRTLIHSMPDLFCFKDGEGRWIETNERSLTFLRIEGLDYKGLTDDEIAEYSSFYRKILVQSGESDSRAWQSAGGLREDQTFVGPDGCERTFDIIRTPIFKDDGSRSGLVIIARDITEKKKAEEELIKGRQLLRAIIDNNPAWIACVDRDGRYLLANRNFCETFNLTTSEIVGMDGRDLLPPHILERHMPLVEACLNGETVHFADESPDWVKGPKYDIGSYTPITGSDGRVAGVVLMVNDVTELKRTETALSQANRKLNLLSSITRHDILNSLHVLYGYLDLASTSGDEGEKTVFIGKAIEQVKKIRSEIDFTRDYQDLGVHAPEWQEPQKLLEQAWQFIASGNVTLHADLEGVAVYADPMLGKVISNLIDNALRHGGAVTSITASFRLTPDGLIWSVEDDGVGLSEDMKERIFLKGVGKNTGYGLFLAREILGITEISIRETGTSGKGARFEILVPPGRYLCSVESCVRADRTR, encoded by the coding sequence ATGATTTCGGTGCTTTATGTTGACGACGATCCAGATACCCGTGGACGTGTCAAATTCTTCCTTGAGGCTGGCGGTGAGGTCTCGGTTCTGACCGCAGACTCAGCGGATGGTGCACACGTTCTTCTTGTCGATCAGAGGTTCGACGTCATCGTCTCTGATTATCAGATGTCGGGCACCGATGGGATTGCATTCCTGAAACAAATCCGGGCTGCCGGGAATGAAATACCTTTCATACTTTTTGCCGAGCGAAGCCGGGAAGAAGCAGTCATCGAGGCGTTCAACAGTGGAGCACAGTTTTACCTCCTGAAAGAGGGAGACCAGGAAGAGTGTTTTTCAACTCTTTCTCTCAGGATCAGGCAGGCGGTGCGGCGGCGCGGTGGTCATGAAGACCTTGAAAACTCCCTCCCTCTTCCTTTTTTTGAGATCGATATAAAGGGAAATATCCTGCGCATGAACAGGGCCGCTCATGAGGCTTTCCTGTACTCTCGAGAGGATATCGAACGGGGCGTTCACCACCTGCAGCTGATCCTTCCTCGGGAACGGGTGCGCGCCTGCAGGGATATCGAAACGGTTATATCCCGTGATCTGCCTCATTCACAGTCCAATTATATCTTTCAACGCAAAGATGGGTCTTCTTTTCCCGGCACCCTGTATGTGAACCCGGTGCTGCAGGACGGAAATACGATCTGTATCAGGGGTTTGATCGTTGATCTGACCGTCCAGATGGAGAATGAAGCGCTTCTCAGGACATTGATCCACTCAATGCCCGATCTGTTCTGCTTCAAGGATGGCGAGGGCCGCTGGATTGAGACGAACGAACGTAGTCTGACGTTCCTCCGGATCGAAGGCCTCGATTACAAGGGCCTGACCGACGACGAAATTGCGGAATACAGTTCTTTTTACCGCAAGATCCTGGTCCAGTCAGGGGAAAGCGACTCCCGTGCATGGCAGTCGGCCGGCGGCCTGAGGGAAGACCAGACATTTGTCGGGCCTGACGGCTGCGAGCGTACCTTTGACATTATCAGGACGCCCATTTTTAAAGACGACGGTAGCCGCTCCGGACTTGTCATCATCGCCCGCGATATCACGGAAAAAAAGAAGGCCGAGGAGGAGTTGATAAAAGGTCGTCAGTTGCTCAGGGCGATCATCGACAACAACCCGGCGTGGATCGCCTGTGTCGATCGCGATGGCAGGTACCTGCTTGCAAACCGCAATTTTTGCGAGACATTCAACCTGACAACTTCTGAAATCGTGGGAATGGACGGCAGGGATCTTCTTCCGCCGCATATCCTCGAACGTCACATGCCGCTGGTAGAGGCCTGTCTTAACGGTGAGACCGTCCACTTCGCCGATGAAAGTCCTGACTGGGTAAAAGGGCCGAAGTACGATATCGGTTCATACACTCCGATAACCGGCTCCGACGGGAGGGTGGCCGGAGTCGTCCTGATGGTGAACGACGTTACCGAGCTCAAGAGGACAGAAACCGCCCTCTCGCAGGCCAACAGAAAACTCAATCTGCTCTCCTCGATTACCCGCCATGACATCCTGAACTCGCTTCATGTGCTCTATGGCTACCTTGATCTCGCGTCCACGTCCGGCGACGAGGGAGAAAAGACGGTTTTTATCGGGAAGGCCATTGAACAGGTCAAAAAGATCAGGTCTGAGATCGATTTCACCCGTGATTATCAGGACCTCGGGGTGCATGCTCCGGAGTGGCAGGAACCGCAAAAACTTCTGGAGCAGGCATGGCAGTTCATAGCCTCGGGGAATGTGACATTGCATGCAGACCTCGAAGGCGTTGCCGTGTACGCCGATCCCATGCTCGGAAAGGTGATCTCCAATCTCATCGACAACGCTCTCAGACACGGCGGCGCGGTCACCTCGATTACCGCCTCTTTCAGGCTCACTCCCGATGGACTGATCTGGAGCGTCGAGGACGATGGCGTCGGTCTGTCTGAGGATATGAAGGAGCGGATCTTCCTGAAGGGCGTTGGAAAAAACACCGGCTACGGCCTTTTTCTGGCGCGGGAGATCCTCGGGATCACCGAGATCAGCATTCGGGAGACCGGGACGTCAGGAAAAGGGGCGCGGTTTGAGATCCTGGTCCCCCCCGGGCGATACCTTTGTTCGGTTGAATCGTGTGTCAGAGCGGACCGAACCCGGTGA
- a CDS encoding tRNA (cytidine(56)-2'-O)-methyltransferase, which translates to MRKVCILRLGHRPERDQRVTTHVGLTARALGANGMYLAANDIGIVTSIGDVVERWGGNFFVENDVKWKKCIREWKERGGIVAHLTMYGLEVGEVVAAVRERPEDLLIIVGAEKVPGDVYGMVDYNVSVTNQPHSEISSLAVFLDRLFMGREIEQDFPDAKIRVEPCKVGKRVIEL; encoded by the coding sequence ATGAGGAAAGTATGTATCCTCAGACTCGGCCACCGGCCTGAGCGGGATCAGCGGGTCACCACCCATGTCGGGCTCACGGCTCGGGCACTGGGTGCGAACGGTATGTACCTGGCCGCAAACGACATCGGCATCGTCACATCCATCGGCGACGTCGTGGAACGCTGGGGCGGGAACTTCTTTGTTGAAAACGATGTGAAATGGAAGAAGTGCATCAGGGAGTGGAAAGAGCGCGGCGGGATCGTCGCCCACCTTACGATGTACGGGCTTGAGGTCGGCGAGGTCGTCGCCGCGGTGCGGGAGCGCCCCGAAGACCTGCTCATCATCGTCGGCGCCGAGAAGGTCCCCGGCGACGTCTACGGCATGGTCGACTACAATGTTTCGGTCACAAACCAGCCCCACTCCGAGATCTCGAGCCTGGCCGTATTTCTCGACCGCCTGTTCATGGGCAGGGAGATCGAGCAGGACTTCCCCGACGCGAAGATCCGTGTCGAGCCCTGTAAGGTCGGGAAGCGGGTGATCGAGCTGTGA
- a CDS encoding UPF0280 family protein — protein sequence MIREHFEHKQTITTILADEQAHIEAAKAGMLAARHDLEAFLLKDPYFGVTFEPYDPPAESRTVRRMGAASVSAGVGPMAAVAGTIAWAGAEAMQEAGASFGVVDNGGDIALFSDREVRVGIHAGASPFSDRLAFLVRPQEEILGICTSSATVGPSISFGVADAVCIFSRDVSLADAWATALCNTLLPGEEEPFTALEGTGVRGALAIIGEAVMTWGDLPPIAGASVDPSLITRGDP from the coding sequence ATGATCCGCGAGCATTTCGAGCACAAACAGACGATCACGACGATCCTGGCCGACGAACAGGCCCATATCGAGGCGGCAAAGGCGGGCATGCTCGCCGCCCGTCATGATCTCGAAGCCTTCCTCCTTAAAGACCCCTACTTCGGCGTTACCTTCGAGCCCTACGACCCGCCGGCTGAGAGCCGGACGGTGCGGAGGATGGGGGCGGCGTCGGTCTCCGCCGGCGTCGGGCCGATGGCGGCCGTCGCCGGGACGATTGCGTGGGCCGGAGCCGAGGCGATGCAGGAGGCCGGGGCCTCGTTCGGGGTCGTGGACAACGGCGGGGACATCGCCCTCTTCTCGGACCGGGAGGTACGGGTCGGGATCCATGCCGGGGCCTCGCCGTTCTCGGACCGACTTGCCTTTCTCGTCCGGCCGCAGGAGGAGATCCTGGGCATCTGCACCTCGTCGGCGACGGTCGGCCCCTCCATCTCCTTCGGGGTTGCAGACGCCGTCTGCATCTTCTCCCGCGACGTCTCGCTCGCCGACGCATGGGCGACCGCCCTCTGCAACACCCTCCTGCCCGGTGAGGAGGAGCCTTTCACCGCCCTTGAGGGCACCGGCGTTAGGGGAGCGCTCGCGATCATCGGGGAAGCGGTCATGACGTGGGGCGACCTCCCGCCGATCGCCGGGGCGAGCGTCGACCCCTCCCTGATCACGCGCGGCGACCCCTGA
- a CDS encoding regulator of amino acid metabolism, contains ACT domain protein, translated as MWATLMREFSDSPAQSRVVRFLLENGFGVSAEGKITCNGIEIPATHIARAIGIDRRVVDATARRITSMGETGDIFARMRATPDLSEVAGYLNLTVITIIPTDAQQKGIVGAAVRVLSRHDLAIRQIFVTDPYFAEEPRLVIILDEALPTGVLEELRALPQVKQLII; from the coding sequence ATGTGGGCAACACTCATGCGGGAGTTCTCCGATTCGCCCGCTCAGAGCAGAGTAGTTCGTTTTCTCCTTGAAAACGGTTTCGGGGTCTCGGCTGAAGGCAAAATCACCTGCAACGGCATCGAAATACCGGCCACCCATATCGCCCGCGCCATCGGCATCGACCGCAGGGTCGTGGACGCCACAGCACGGCGGATCACGTCCATGGGGGAGACGGGCGACATCTTCGCGCGCATGAGGGCCACCCCCGACCTCTCTGAGGTGGCCGGATACCTCAACCTCACGGTCATCACCATTATCCCGACCGATGCCCAGCAGAAAGGGATCGTCGGAGCGGCGGTCAGGGTGCTCTCCAGGCACGACCTTGCCATCAGGCAGATCTTCGTCACCGACCCCTACTTCGCCGAGGAGCCCAGACTGGTCATCATCCTGGACGAGGCACTGCCCACCGGCGTGCTCGAAGAGCTGCGGGCCCTCCCGCAGGTAAAACAGTTGATCATCTGA
- a CDS encoding HDIG domain-containing metalloprotein: MYERFLKKAGCDPGVIAHCLTVAGATRAYARSSVVDRPLLEAGAMLHDLGRSETHALDHAGVGADLAAAMGCPDGVVRIVGRHLGAGLTLEESALLGLLPVDAMPERLEERIVAHADNLVKGTREITAEERWDRSVALGRKYLVRAFRLGLDLEPLRHLR, translated from the coding sequence ATGTATGAGCGTTTTCTCAAAAAAGCAGGCTGCGATCCGGGAGTGATCGCCCATTGCCTGACCGTGGCCGGGGCGACCCGGGCGTATGCGCGTTCATCGGTCGTTGACCGGCCTCTCCTCGAGGCAGGGGCGATGCTCCACGATCTCGGGCGTTCAGAGACGCATGCACTCGACCATGCCGGGGTCGGGGCCGATCTGGCGGCGGCGATGGGATGTCCCGACGGGGTGGTCCGCATCGTCGGCCGGCACCTCGGCGCCGGCCTGACCCTTGAGGAATCAGCGCTTCTTGGCCTTCTGCCGGTCGACGCCATGCCGGAACGCCTTGAGGAGCGGATTGTCGCTCATGCCGACAATCTGGTGAAAGGGACGCGGGAGATCACCGCCGAAGAGCGGTGGGACCGCTCGGTCGCCCTTGGAAGAAAATATCTGGTGCGGGCGTTCAGGCTCGGTCTCGACCTCGAACCTCTCCGCCACCTCAGATGA
- a CDS encoding ATP-grasp domain-containing protein: MKGRVLVAGFATRHVVSSAKRAGYEVYAVDHFCDQDLCRDARVHRRFDELDEIPDLVEEISAGRSIDWFVATSGAEGMTVPFRRAGTPPEVSARFLDKYEIQRFFEENAIPVPACRAGAYPAMVKPRRGAGGWRNRVASSEGDLRAWEEEWPDVPYLVQECVTGTPASVSCIADGRRAVAVAVNEQILRGGEGDRAYGFSGSITPFNHPLSARMADIAERAVALSGCVGSVGVDFVAGDDAWAIEINPRFQGTLDTVEAATGQSIFGLHVDACTGVLPAARPRAGQVCARAILFADRDLTVHADLSRLSDVCADIPWPGTEIEEGGAVVSVYGQGPDRAAACAMLDRIITRVRTYIS, from the coding sequence GTGAAGGGTCGGGTGCTTGTCGCGGGTTTTGCGACCAGGCATGTGGTCAGTTCTGCAAAAAGGGCCGGCTATGAGGTCTACGCTGTCGACCATTTCTGTGACCAGGACCTCTGCCGGGACGCACGCGTGCACCGCCGTTTTGACGAACTCGACGAGATCCCCGATCTGGTCGAGGAGATCTCTGCCGGCCGCAGCATCGACTGGTTTGTCGCCACATCAGGGGCCGAGGGCATGACCGTCCCGTTCCGCAGGGCCGGCACGCCGCCTGAGGTCTCGGCCAGGTTCCTGGACAAATACGAGATCCAGCGGTTCTTCGAGGAAAATGCGATCCCGGTGCCGGCGTGCCGGGCCGGGGCCTACCCGGCGATGGTCAAGCCGCGCCGCGGCGCCGGCGGCTGGCGGAACCGGGTGGCGTCGTCGGAGGGCGACCTGCGGGCATGGGAAGAGGAGTGGCCCGACGTCCCCTATCTGGTGCAGGAATGCGTCACCGGCACACCTGCAAGCGTCTCCTGCATCGCAGACGGGCGCCGGGCGGTGGCCGTCGCCGTCAACGAGCAGATCCTGCGGGGCGGGGAGGGTGATCGGGCATATGGTTTCTCCGGCTCGATCACCCCCTTCAACCACCCCCTCTCGGCACGCATGGCCGATATCGCCGAGCGTGCGGTGGCCCTCAGCGGCTGTGTCGGTTCGGTCGGGGTGGACTTTGTCGCCGGCGACGATGCATGGGCGATCGAGATCAACCCGCGGTTTCAGGGCACCCTCGACACTGTGGAGGCGGCAACCGGGCAGAGCATATTCGGCCTGCACGTCGACGCCTGCACGGGCGTGCTTCCCGCCGCCAGGCCTCGGGCCGGGCAGGTGTGCGCACGGGCAATACTCTTTGCAGACCGCGATCTCACCGTGCATGCAGATCTTTCGCGCCTCTCTGATGTCTGCGCCGATATTCCCTGGCCCGGGACCGAGATAGAAGAAGGGGGCGCCGTGGTCAGCGTCTACGGGCAGGGCCCGGACCGCGCCGCCGCCTGCGCCATGCTGGATAGAATTATAACACGCGTCCGTACATATATCTCGTGA